The segment TGCCCAACGGCGACCGTCTGGTGGTTATGGAACATGGCCGCCGCTACGCCGGTATTCCCGGCCAGCTCAATTACCGGATCGTCGAGTTCGACAAGTACGCGGTCAAGGTCGACAACAAGCCGCAGGATGCCGCCGCCGACCTGCCGACCAAGAGCCGCGACACGATCGACCTGATCCGCGACCCGACCCGCGAGAACCTGGGCGAACTGCTCTGGCGGATCTCGCTGCCGATCCTGGCGTTCAACTTCGTGATGATCGCGATCCCGCTGGCCTACGTGAATCCGCGTCTGGGCCGGTACACCCCGCTTGTCTTTGCCGTGCTGATCTACCTGACCTACAGCAACCTGATCAACCTGGCGCAGGCCTGGGTCCGTTCCGGCGCGATGTCGTTCTGGATGGCCATCTGGCCGATCCACCTGGCCGTGTTCCTGTGCGCGCTGGTGATGTTCCGCTACCGCGCCAACCGTAGCCTGGGAGGCTGGCGTGCCGTCTTCGGCCTGCGCCGCAAGACCACCGGGGGCCGCGCATGAGGGTGCTGAGCGTCTACGAGCGCTACTTCGCTCGCCTGATCTATGGGGTTTTCGCCTTCATCCTGTTCGCGGTGCTGGCCCTGTTCGTGTTCTTCGACATGCTTAGCGAGCTGGAAAGCGTCCAGGGCAAGTACACGTCGCTGATCGCGTTCTTCCACGTCATGCTGGAGGCGCCGACGCGTATCTACGAGGTGCTGCCGATCGCGGTGCTGATCAGCGCGATCTACGTCTTCTCGCAACTTGCCAGCCAGTCGGAGTACACGATCTTCCGCGTGGCCGGCCTGAACACGCGGCAGGCGCTGTTCTCGCTGTTCAAGCTGGCGGTGCCGCTGGCGCTGGCCACGTTCATCTTCGGCGAGTTCATCGGCCCGGCAGCCGAACAGTACGCGCAGAAGATCAAGCTCGAGGCAATCGGTGCCACCGTGTCATCGGGCTTCCGCTCGGGCGTCTGGGTCAAGGACCGCGATCGCGAGCCCGAGGAGAAGGGCGCGGGAGAAATCACCCGCTTCGTGAACGTGCAAGGCCTGAGGCCCGACCAGTCGATTACCGGCGTCACGATCTATGAATTCGACAAGGACTACCGCCTGCGCGTGATCCGCGTGGCCAAGGAAGGCAAGTACCAGGGCGGGCAGTCCTGGCAGCTCAACGACGTCAACGAGACTCGCTTCATCGAGCTGCGTGACGGCCAGCCGGCCGCCAATCGTGACGCGCTGGCACCCGACTTCCGCGGCGAGCAGGTGCAGTTCCCGAACATCCTGATGCACTCCGAGCTGACGCCGCAGATCCTGTCGGTGCTGCTGGTGCAGCCGGAGAACATGTCGACGGTCAACCTGTTCCGCTACATCCGCCACCTGCGCGACAACAAGCAGGACACGCAGCGCTACGAAATCGCGTTCTGGAAGAAGGTGGTGTATCCGCTGACGCTGTTCGTGATGGTCGCGCTGGCGCTGCCGTTCGCATACCTCCATGCCCGTGCGGGCGCGGTGGGCGTGAAGGTGTTCGGCGGCATCATGCTGGGCCTGTCGTTCCACCTGTCCAACACGCTGTTCTCGCACGTGGGCCTGCTGCATACCTGGCCGCCGATCGTCTCCGCGCTGGTGCCCGGCACGCTCTACCTGATGATTGCGCTCGGCGCGCTGCGCTGGGTCGATCGCCACTGATCATGGGCGCTGGGCGACAAGGGCTCATCCTGTTCGGGCACGGCGCGCGCGACGCGCGCTGGCGCGATCCGTTCGACCGGCTTCACGAAAAGCTCGTGGCGTTGCTGCCGGACTGTGCGGTTCGACTGGCGTTCCTGGAACTGATGACGCCGTCGCTGGAGGACGCCATCGACGAGCTGGCGGCGGCTGGCGTTGGCGCGATCACGGTCGTGCCGGTGTTCTTCGGCCAGGGTGGGCATCTGCGGCGCGATTTCCCGCTGCTGATCGACGCGTGCCGGGCGAAGTATCCGGGGGTGGAGATTCGCGCTTCGGATGCGGTCGGCGAAGTCGACAGCGTGCTCGATGCCATCGCGGCATATTGCGCGCTGACCCTTTCTCCCGCTCCCGCCCCCGATTCTGGACATTAGCCCGGGACACAAAATGCAAAAAGGCCAGAGTCAATCTCTGGCCTTTTTTCCACCGGGCAAACCGATCACGCGGCGCGTTCGGCTTCCACGTACTCCGTCGCCCTGCTCCCCAGGGCCTCGCCGATCATCAGCAGGCTGGGCTGCACCGGGTCCATCCAGCGTGCCGCCTCGCCTGCCGCCATCTGGCCCAGCGTGAACTGGTGGCTGCGCTGGCGCGGCGTCGTAGCGGCTTCCACTACCCATGCGGGTGTCGACGCCGGCTTGCCGCGAGCGATCAACTGCGTCGCAATGTTCGCCGCCTGATCACGGCCCATGTAGTAGATGATCGTGTCTGCCTTCACATCGGCCTCCACGTCGACGGCATCGGCCGCCTTGGCCTGGGTAGCGAACGCCACGCTGCGCGATACACCACGCTTGGTCAAGGGCCGGCCGATCGCGCTGGCCGCCGCGAGCGCCGCGGTGATGCCGGGCACCACCTCGTACTCGATACCGGCCGCTTCCAGCGCCTGCAACTCCTCGTCGGCGCGGCCAAACAGCATCGGGTCGCCGCCCTTGAGCCGCACCACGCGCTCGTGCTTTGTGGCCAGG is part of the Cupriavidus metallidurans CH34 genome and harbors:
- the cobA gene encoding uroporphyrinogen-III C-methyltransferase, with translation MDRQHGKATGKVYLIGAGPGAADLITVRGARLLGEAQVVLHDALVSPEMLAWCPQAELVEVGKRCGQRSTAQLFINRQIVDLATKHERVVRLKGGDPMLFGRADEELQALEAAGIEYEVVPGITAALAAASAIGRPLTKRGVSRSVAFATQAKAADAVDVEADVKADTIIYYMGRDQAANIATQLIARGKPASTPAWVVEAATTPRQRSHQFTLGQMAAGEAARWMDPVQPSLLMIGEALGSRATEYVEAERAA
- the lptG gene encoding LPS export ABC transporter permease LptG — protein: MRVLSVYERYFARLIYGVFAFILFAVLALFVFFDMLSELESVQGKYTSLIAFFHVMLEAPTRIYEVLPIAVLISAIYVFSQLASQSEYTIFRVAGLNTRQALFSLFKLAVPLALATFIFGEFIGPAAEQYAQKIKLEAIGATVSSGFRSGVWVKDRDREPEEKGAGEITRFVNVQGLRPDQSITGVTIYEFDKDYRLRVIRVAKEGKYQGGQSWQLNDVNETRFIELRDGQPAANRDALAPDFRGEQVQFPNILMHSELTPQILSVLLVQPENMSTVNLFRYIRHLRDNKQDTQRYEIAFWKKVVYPLTLFVMVALALPFAYLHARAGAVGVKVFGGIMLGLSFHLSNTLFSHVGLLHTWPPIVSALVPGTLYLMIALGALRWVDRH
- a CDS encoding sirohydrochlorin chelatase; amino-acid sequence: MGAGRQGLILFGHGARDARWRDPFDRLHEKLVALLPDCAVRLAFLELMTPSLEDAIDELAAAGVGAITVVPVFFGQGGHLRRDFPLLIDACRAKYPGVEIRASDAVGEVDSVLDAIAAYCALTLSPAPAPDSGH